TCCAAAACAAGACTATCCTTACCGTGATTCTTGCCAACTTGCTCGGCATACTTCATCATCTTCAGGGCTATTTTTTCTTCCCGAAACTCAGGCAGACTTACCAAACGGTGAACCGCTAAAAAATCCTTGCCTTTCCAGTCAATATCCTTGTAAGGCTCGGTAGTCTTCTCATTCAGCACGAAAGAGCCTTTATGAATTCCATTTTCTTCCCATACCAGATAATCCCCCGCTTCCAAATCCGCTTTGATCATATCCTCTGAAGGGTAGTCTCTGTCCTGCGGCCACTGGACAACATCAAGCTTGGCCATCTCTGCTTTGATCGCTTGCACAGAATCATATATTCTGGACAAATCGCTTATCTCCCCTTTTCTTATCCATTCAAATGTTGAATTCATATTTTCTTGTCATATGCTTAAAAACAATACTCTCGTCAATGCTAAATTTAAGCCAATGAAAAGAAAAAAGAAACCCGCCTTGGCAGGTTTCTCATACTTTTGATAAAATCAAACCAAATGGCTGAATGCATGCCTGTGCATGCCTACAAAATAAGTTTGATCCTTCAAGCTTTCCATTTCTCGAGGAGCTCCTTCCTCCAGTTCGGTATCAAATACTTTCAACACCAATTTCAGATTCTCTCCTTCAGGCTCGATGGTCAAGAAATTCGGATCGCTGATTGTCGGCCATATTCTCGTTACCAAGCCCAGCTCTTCAGAAAAAGTCTCTGTTCCCACCTGCACCAACTCGTTGAGCATCTCGCTTGGATGCTCTCTGTTGGTAAGCGCTGAAGTCGTCACTTGGTAGAGCGCTCTTGAAAACCCCATTGGCTGAAAAGCGAATAAGTTAGCCACATGTATATCTCCGGACACATTGACGATCTGAACGCTTGGACTTTGCCTATGAAACTTTCTCAACACATTCAGCAATCGTTTGAATTGCTCGACATTGCCGGGCGACAACCAACTGTCCCTAACATCATCCCTGATACCTGCGGCAAGATCAGTAACAGGCTTGGGAGATTTTGAAGCCGCTTTTTCAATAAAGTCCTTAAGATTAATGAACGGAACAGCGCAACCCATGATCAAAAACTTGACTCTTTTGTTTCTTGACGCTTCTTCGCAAAAGCTTTCGAAATCGCCAAGCTGCTCCTCGGAAATCACCTTGCCGGTCGGATCTTCATATTTTCGACTGCTTCTGCCATCAAATACGAATACCGCCATTTGGCCATCTATATAAGCTTGGTGCGCATCCGGCTCTGAGTCAGTTCCCGTTTTATTGGAAGGTTTTCTTACCCTTGGTCCATTGTTAAGAATGTACTCATTGGCCACTTTCTGCGCCTGCTCCAATATCGCTCGATTGCCTTTTTCAAAATCATTGGCTTCACTACCCCAACCATCCCGAATCTCGTGGTCATCCCACACGCAAATGTGAGGGTAATTTCTCATCGTTTCCTGCAAGGGAGCAAAGCTCCAATGCGCTCTATACATTCTTCGGTAAGCTCTCGCTAATTCCAATTTACCTCTTTCAGAACCAAGAGAAGGCGTATTGTCATAATAAGCCTCAATAAAATTAGTCGATGAACAACCGTCAGAATACGCTGTGTCGCCCAAAGCCCATATATTATCCGGATGATAAGCCTGCACATGTTTTCGATACCATTCGAAAATTTCTTCCGTATGCGTATTCAATATCGCTTCTCCATTCTCTCCGTCAGCAAATGGCTGATTGCATGACCAAGCGACTACCTTCGGCTTGGAGTTATCAAGCTGAAGCTCAAAATTCCCGGAAATACTCCCTCTCTGATTCAGCAACAATTCCGACAACGCCGGCTTTTTAAGCTCGCCGCTTTCAAGCATACCTTCATCCAGCGAGTCATTCCACTTTATCGCCATCCATTTCCAAGACTTGAATCCCCTATACACTTCAGGTACGGTAAATTCATATCTGTATGGAGCTTGCTCTCCGGCTGCCGCCTCAAAATCATTTCTGAAGACAGTATCCATGGA
The Aureibacter tunicatorum DNA segment above includes these coding regions:
- a CDS encoding alkaline phosphatase D family protein, whose product is MAKKITYPVALHDIAIMGKPSAWTRSWVIKPLSSGYYSLLVFPEGLVSMDTVFRNDFEAAAGEQAPYRYEFTVPEVYRGFKSWKWMAIKWNDSLDEGMLESGELKKPALSELLLNQRGSISGNFELQLDNSKPKVVAWSCNQPFADGENGEAILNTHTEEIFEWYRKHVQAYHPDNIWALGDTAYSDGCSSTNFIEAYYDNTPSLGSERGKLELARAYRRMYRAHWSFAPLQETMRNYPHICVWDDHEIRDGWGSEANDFEKGNRAILEQAQKVANEYILNNGPRVRKPSNKTGTDSEPDAHQAYIDGQMAVFVFDGRSSRKYEDPTGKVISEEQLGDFESFCEEASRNKRVKFLIMGCAVPFINLKDFIEKAASKSPKPVTDLAAGIRDDVRDSWLSPGNVEQFKRLLNVLRKFHRQSPSVQIVNVSGDIHVANLFAFQPMGFSRALYQVTTSALTNREHPSEMLNELVQVGTETFSEELGLVTRIWPTISDPNFLTIEPEGENLKLVLKVFDTELEEGAPREMESLKDQTYFVGMHRHAFSHLV
- a CDS encoding GNAT family N-acetyltransferase produces the protein MNSTFEWIRKGEISDLSRIYDSVQAIKAEMAKLDVVQWPQDRDYPSEDMIKADLEAGDYLVWEENGIHKGSFVLNEKTTEPYKDIDWKGKDFLAVHRLVSLPEFREEKIALKMMKYAEQVGKNHGKDSLVLDTYCENERANRFYQKLGYEYRGQINLPWMPLKYNCYELMLA